A region from the Ptychodera flava strain L36383 chromosome 12, AS_Pfla_20210202, whole genome shotgun sequence genome encodes:
- the LOC139145775 gene encoding uncharacterized protein: MEKSLTISFLFLLVFVCTIFAGDSDLKVYEFTISTPSPDDGATSYVSGVDTFTELSIIVINDGPDDLPTTSDGNYDFILSLENSNTDLQYEYTFTMEFSNADEDQKESSLNNLGTATYSPNATITVPTYECGNLTYICIAINVNTDADYSDTDSSNDYACLEFGDGASKAGILECTADLYPSNFTITDPTSNFVYPLGSDKTISIDILIDNIGWVAINETSDGSANFEFSAFISDSDDLDEVNATYIEFDVDTGSAYNLSAGIAATDKIWMYNLQTDINIPSEDCDIYQYVCMKVTAPSNADYTDGDTENNEVCIQFGDLEDGYAGNSPCSGCVIQVSLGLLLVTIISLPFMK, from the exons ATCTGAAGGTGTATGAATTTACAATTTCGACACCTAGTCCAGATGACGGTGCTACATCATATGTATCTGGTGTAGATACTTTTACTGAACTTAGCATCATAGTAATCAATGATGGTCCAGATGATTTACCTACAACCAGTGATGGAAATTATGACTTCATACTAAGCCTTGAGAATTCAAATACTGATTTGCAGTATGAATATACATTCACAATGGAGTTCAGTAATGCTGATGAAGACCAGAAAGAAAGTTCTCTGAATAATCTTGGAACTGCTACTTATTCACCGAATGCTACCATCACTGTTCCTACCTATGAATGTGGTAATTTAACTTACATTTgtattgccataaatgtgaacaCTGATGCTGATTACAGTGACACTGATAGCAGTAATGATTATGCCTGTCTTGAATTTGGTGATGGAGCCAGCAAAGCTGGGATATTAGAGTGTACTGCAG ATTTGTATCCTAGCAACTTTACAATCACTGATCCAACTTCAAATTTTGTGTATCCTCTTGGAAGTGACAAGACAATATCTATTGACATTCTGATTGACAATATTGGATGGGTAGCAATAAATGAGACAAGTGATGGCTCGGCAAATTTTGAGTTTTCAGCCTTCATCTCAGACTCAGACGATTTAGATGAGGTCAATGCAACTTACATTGAATTTGACGTGGACACTGGTAGCGCATATAACCTGAGTGCTGGGATTGCAGCTACAGACAAGATATGGATGTATAATCTGCAGACTGATATCAATATTCCAAGTGAAGATTGCGATATCTACCAATATGTGTGCATGAAAGTAACAGCCCCAAGCAATGCAGATTACACTGATGGTGATACAGAGAACAATGAAGTCTGTATACAATTTGGGGATTTGGAGGATGGTTATGCAGGAAATTCACCTTGCTCAG gGTGTGTCATCCAAGTCAGTTTGGGTCTGTTACTAGTTACTATAATATCACTACCTTTTATGAAATGA